The Deltaproteobacteria bacterium genomic interval AATGATTTTTCGGATAAGATCAAAAATAAAGTGCATCTGACGGCCATCCTCATGATAATCGGGGCCGTAAAGCGTCGAAGGAACAATATGAAGATAGTTAAGACCAAACTGCTTGTTGAGTGATAGAAGGCCCGTATAAAGCATCCTTTTGGTCATGGCATAGGTAAAGAGGCTCTCAATGGGGCGGCCTGCGAGGTAATTTTCCTCCTTTAAGGGAAGATTGGGGTCATAGGAACAGCTCGTTCCCATACAGACCAGTTTTGCCTGTTTTTGATGCTCATGCCACCAGGACAAAACATGAGTATTGATCTTTTGGTTAATAACCCACTGCTCACCGGGGTGATGAAGGCAAAAGTCGCCGGCCTGTGTCCAGGCGGCGAGATGGTAGATAAGATCATAGTGCTGGTCCTTAAACTGATTGAGCGATCCTTCCTGGGTAAGATCACAGTTTTTGGATCCCAGAACCGTAAGGACATTTCCCCTTTGCCTCAGTTGATTGGTGAGCGCCTTGCCTAAAAAACCGGTAGCTCCTGTTATCAGTATGTTCATCAGGAAATTTTGGGATTGACTGGAAAGTAAAATTCAACGCCCGATTGAATAAGGTGCTTATTATTGGCCAAAATTTCTTTTTTGAAATTCCAGGCCAGGACGTAGTAGATATCAGGCTGTGTTGTGACTTCATCCTCCAAAATAATCGGGATATGAGAGCCAGGGGAGTAGAGTCCTTTTCGAAGTTTGTTTTTTTCTACCAAGAAATCAATATATTGGGTCCCAATGCCAAAATAGTTAAGGAGTGTGTTTCCCTTGGCGGGGGCTCCGAAACCGTAAATTCTTTTTCCCTGTTTCTTTTTTTGTTTTAAATAGGCGATGTTTTCTGCCTTCATTTGCGTCATTCGCTGTCCTAACTGAACATACGTGTCAAGTTTATTGGCACCACTGGCGTGTTCTGCTTTTTGCAATATTTCAAGCCTTTCTGAAACAGGTCGTTTTCCATTATGTCCTACAAAAGCGATGATTGAACCTCCGTGAATGGAAGAAAAATAAGCGTCAAACAGAGCTAAGCCATGGCGGTGTAATAATACTCCCAAGTTTTCCAAATTATAATAGAGCAAGTGCTCGTGATAAATTTGATCGAAAGCTCCATTTTCAACAATATTTTTCATATACAAAAATTGGACAACAAAGATGCCATCTTCTTTTAAGAGGTGACGGATTCCCTCGGTTGCCGAATGGAGTTCTTCCAGATGAAAAAATACACCGGCAGCATTAATGACATCAAATTTTCGATTTAACTCGAGAGCTGTTTCTTGATTAAAAAACCGATTGACTGTTTCAATTCCTATCTCGTTGGCTAACTTGGCAATTTTTTGGGAAGGTTCGACCCCCAGCACCTTAAATCCAAGTGCTTTATAATGCTTCAACTGGGTTCCATCATTGGAGCCTATATCCAGTGCCGCCTTTTCTTTCTTCGATTGAAAAAAAAGTTTGTTTACCTCACTGGCAACAGAACTAAAATGATCACTGAGTGTCCGCGTAATACCTGAAAGGTAATCATAACCACAAAACATGGTTTCCTTTGGTACAGTATGGTCCAGCTGAGGAGTATGGCAGTGATGACAAAAAATAAGCCGTAGTGGATAAAAACATTCTTTTCCTACTTCTTCTTTTTTTAAGAAATTCTGACACCAGGGCTGAAGTCCTAAATCAATAGCTAACTCCAGTTCAGTAGAATCACAAATGCGGCAAAGCATCATAACAAGATCTCCTTTTTTGCGTCTAATCTATCGTTGTTTTCAACTTGTTTCTTATGTACACGGATATTCTGTTGACGTCTTTTGATCCCTTTGGTAGGCCCTATCGCATGAGAATTGTCAAGATGGAACCGCAGTGTAACCTGACTACTATCTACGATGGTCGTGGTGGGATTTTCACCTGGAATCCAAAAGACCTGCCGATTGTTGAATGGAACTTTATGTATTACAGTCCAGGCAAGGTTCGTGGGAATCATTACCATTCCGAATTTGATGAATATATTTTAGTCACCTTTGGCAATGGTGTTATGGTGTCTCGAGAGTCTGATGGTGCCCCTGAGGAATTTCTCTATTTAGGACGTGGTGATTGTGTTTATATCCCTCGTAATACACCCCACGCATTTCAGGCGATCACAGAGTGTACCATTGCCAGTTTTCTCACTAAGAAATGGGATGATTGTGAGGTCCCTGTTCTTCGCAAAGAATTAATCAAGGTTTAAGATTCAATTCTTTGATAGAGACAAGCCGGTTTTCCCGTGCTGAAATACGGATCGCTTCCATTACTTTTGACTGTTGTAACAAATCCTCTTCATAAGAAAAGCTTTCTTTCTTTTCTCCACGGATGACCTGACTGAATTCATCGATCATTAACTGGCTTTGGTCTACCCAGGGGATGGTGGTAATTTCTTCCCGATCATCGGCAAAGCGGACGTGAAGGATCGAATCACTATTGGGTTTGAGAGCATAGGCTCGTTGTAAATAAGCAGAAGCCTTATTTCCCCACACATGATAGGTAGAACGAAAACAATTTTCATAACCGAATCCCCCAAAGGCAGTACGATGACCAGGATAGACCAGGTAAAAGCTCCCTTGCAAATCAACACCAGTTTTTAGATCAAACTTTAAAGAAGCCATGACTCCTTCCGGTACAGATCCAAAAATCATACGGCTTGCACAAACGATGTAACAACCTGCATCATTCAAACAACCACCCCCCAAGGAGGGATCGAATCGAAATCCAGTTCTCTCTATGGCTTGTAATCCATAATTTCCCTCAAAGGAAAAAATTTCACCAAATAAACCTTCCCGCTTCCATTCTAGAATTCTTTTATGCTGTGGATGAAAGCGGAACATAAAAGCCTCCATCAAACGCAAACTTCTTTTTTTAGCCTCCTGGACCATGACTTGTGCCCTTGCAAAAGAATCAGTTGCCGATTTTTCACAAAGAACATGTTTTCCCGCCTGGATCGATTGTAAAGCCCACTCCGGATGCAATCGGATTGGCAAGGAAATATAGATGGCTTCTACGGAAGGATTTTGTAAGACATCTTTGTAACTTCCAGAAGCACAACCAAAGGACTTACCCCATTCTTTCGCCTTTTCAAGGCTACGGCTCCCCACCATTTCCAGGCTTGCAAAATTGGAATGAAGAATCGCGGGGATTGTCTTTCGCTTCGCGACACTGGAACAGCCAATAATACCGAATTTAACTTTCACAATCAAAGTCTCCAGAGTTCATTCCACAATCTCAGAAATTTTGTTTATTTCTTCCGGAGTGACCTGTTGAGGCCGGCGATCCAGGCCTAACTGTAGATTCCAGTAGTGAGTATACTTCTTACCTTTTTTCAAGAGGTCAAAATGGTTTCCTTGCTCTATCAACCGTCCTTTTTCCAAAACAAAAATATTATCGGCATTAGAAATGGTAGACAGTCTATGAGCAACAACAATCAGAGTGCATCTTTTTTTGAGATTGTTGAGTGCTTTTTGTATGAGTTGCTCTGAATGACTGTCGAGACTACTTGTTGCCTCATCAAGGATTAAGATTTCTGGTTTTCGGAGCAAGGCACGGGCCAAGGATAATCGTTGTCTTTGCCCGCCTGAAAGGCGATAGCCCCTCTCTCCGACGATCGTTTGATACCCTTCCGGAAGTTCATCGATAAGATCATGAATTTGTGCAGCCTGTGCCGCTTCAATAATCTCTTCGTCGGTTGTTCCCTTTAAACCAAAACGGATGTTGTCAGCGATCGATTCATTAAAAATAAAGATATCTTGGCTTACAACACCCAAGATTTTTCTCCAACTGGTGAGGCTATACTCCTGAAGGTTGATGCCATCGACATAAATTTTTCCGGATGTTGGTTCATAAAGACGGACGAGTAGATCCACAAGGGATGATTTTCCAGAACCTGAAGCTCCTACAAAGGCAATAGTTGTCCCCTTAGGAATAGTTAAGGAAATATGATGAAGGGCATGTTTTCTGTCCTTCAGGTATTGTAGGGAAACGTCATTAAACTCAATCTTGTTCTCGAAACCTTGAAACTCTTTTCCATCCTTCTTTATAAATTCCTTATCCTGAGGGTCGAGAATCTCTTGAAGGCGAAGAAGGGGACCAAGATTATAGGCCGTAGTCCCGATACTGGTAATAGCCACTTGAAGACGATTCGCCATACGATAGACAACGGTTATAAATGTAAGAAGGACTGGAAGAGCCGTGAATGATCCATTGCCAAGCGCCCTAGAGCCAATGATTAAAAACAAACCAACAGCCGCAATGGTAATAATTTCATTCATTGGAGTACTTGAATAGTGCCAGAACTGGAGATGTCTCATTCCTTGGGCCATGCTTCTCAATACTTCAGAAATGGAGCCTAGGGTCATCTCCTGTCTCGCAAAGGTATGAATTTGACGAAGGGCGCTCAGGCTCTCCACTGTTTTTTTGCTGAGTTCGACAATTCGCGGGGTGAGTATCTTTGAAGAAGCCTCTATTTTTTTTATCAAGAATTTTTGCAAAAACATAAGAGGTCCGAAGATAATGAGTGCAATGAAAGTC includes:
- a CDS encoding NAD-dependent epimerase/dehydratase family protein, which codes for MNILITGATGFLGKALTNQLRQRGNVLTVLGSKNCDLTQEGSLNQFKDQHYDLIYHLAAWTQAGDFCLHHPGEQWVINQKINTHVLSWWHEHQKQAKLVCMGTSCSYDPNLPLKEENYLAGRPIESLFTYAMTKRMLYTGLLSLNKQFGLNYLHIVPSTLYGPDYHEDGRQMHFIFDLIRKIIRGKLLGEPVVLWGDGVQSREIVYLSDFVEILLTLAERSKNETINIGAGEEFTIRYFADLICRHVGYDSKKIQFDKTKYIGAKSKCLDTTKLKRLIPNLQLIPMEKGLSKTIDWFLTRKELFVS
- a CDS encoding class I SAM-dependent methyltransferase, producing MLCRICDSTELELAIDLGLQPWCQNFLKKEEVGKECFYPLRLIFCHHCHTPQLDHTVPKETMFCGYDYLSGITRTLSDHFSSVASEVNKLFFQSKKEKAALDIGSNDGTQLKHYKALGFKVLGVEPSQKIAKLANEIGIETVNRFFNQETALELNRKFDVINAAGVFFHLEELHSATEGIRHLLKEDGIFVVQFLYMKNIVENGAFDQIYHEHLLYYNLENLGVLLHRHGLALFDAYFSSIHGGSIIAFVGHNGKRPVSERLEILQKAEHASGANKLDTYVQLGQRMTQMKAENIAYLKQKKKQGKRIYGFGAPAKGNTLLNYFGIGTQYIDFLVEKNKLRKGLYSPGSHIPIILEDEVTTQPDIYYVLAWNFKKEILANNKHLIQSGVEFYFPVNPKIS
- a CDS encoding cupin domain-containing protein, producing the protein MRIVKMEPQCNLTTIYDGRGGIFTWNPKDLPIVEWNFMYYSPGKVRGNHYHSEFDEYILVTFGNGVMVSRESDGAPEEFLYLGRGDCVYIPRNTPHAFQAITECTIASFLTKKWDDCEVPVLRKELIKV
- a CDS encoding Gfo/Idh/MocA family oxidoreductase; the encoded protein is MKVKFGIIGCSSVAKRKTIPAILHSNFASLEMVGSRSLEKAKEWGKSFGCASGSYKDVLQNPSVEAIYISLPIRLHPEWALQSIQAGKHVLCEKSATDSFARAQVMVQEAKKRSLRLMEAFMFRFHPQHKRILEWKREGLFGEIFSFEGNYGLQAIERTGFRFDPSLGGGCLNDAGCYIVCASRMIFGSVPEGVMASLKFDLKTGVDLQGSFYLVYPGHRTAFGGFGYENCFRSTYHVWGNKASAYLQRAYALKPNSDSILHVRFADDREEITTIPWVDQSQLMIDEFSQVIRGEKKESFSYEEDLLQQSKVMEAIRISARENRLVSIKELNLKP
- a CDS encoding ABC transporter ATP-binding protein; the protein is MKKNLVYTIIREDILQYPVWLMLSFAANLIGAIFDGGSFGIIVLALQVLQSGSLPNLSSLPLSNFPSLLALINNLTAPQLFGGLILLAVSSQILRSLLVYSGQLATYYLATNVQINVQHRVYKKILSLSFPCVSRYKVGDLIEYATSPSVAVGTVMGAANQFLVAVLTILASFVVMVILSPQLTFIALIIFGPLMFLQKFLIKKIEASSKILTPRIVELSKKTVESLSALRQIHTFARQEMTLGSISEVLRSMAQGMRHLQFWHYSSTPMNEIITIAAVGLFLIIGSRALGNGSFTALPVLLTFITVVYRMANRLQVAITSIGTTAYNLGPLLRLQEILDPQDKEFIKKDGKEFQGFENKIEFNDVSLQYLKDRKHALHHISLTIPKGTTIAFVGASGSGKSSLVDLLVRLYEPTSGKIYVDGINLQEYSLTSWRKILGVVSQDIFIFNESIADNIRFGLKGTTDEEIIEAAQAAQIHDLIDELPEGYQTIVGERGYRLSGGQRQRLSLARALLRKPEILILDEATSSLDSHSEQLIQKALNNLKKRCTLIVVAHRLSTISNADNIFVLEKGRLIEQGNHFDLLKKGKKYTHYWNLQLGLDRRPQQVTPEEINKISEIVE